The Variovorax sp. S12S4 genome includes the window CTCGACCGCCAGGTGGAGCGCGGCCTGGGCGACAAGACCGCGATCGTCTTCGAGGCCGACGACGGCCAGGTCACCCGCGTCAGCTATCGCGATCTGCTCGCGCGCACCTGCCGCATGGCCAATGTGCTGAAGGCGCGCGGCGTGAAGAAGGGCGACCGCGTCGTCATCTACATGTCGATGAGCATCGAGGGCGTGGTCGCCATGCAGGCCTGCGCGCGCATCGGCGCCACGCATTCGGTGGTGTTCGGCGGCTTCTCGGCGCAAAGCCTGCGCGACCGCATCCAGGATGCCGGCGCGGTGATGGTCGTCACCGCCGACGAACAGGTGCGCGGCGGCAAGCAGCTTCCGCTCAAGGCCATCGTCGATGAGGCCATCGCACTGGGCGGCTGCGAGAGCGTGAATAACGTCATCGTCTACCGGCGCACCGGCGGGCCCATCGCATGGGTTGCCTCGCGCGACCGCTGGCTGCACGAAGAAACGCAAGCACAGCCGGAGACCTGCGAGCCCGAATGGGTGGGTGCCGAGCATCCGCTGTTCGTGCTCTACACCTCGGGATCGACCGGCAAGCCCAAGGGCGTGCAGCATTCCAGCGGCGGCTACCTGCTGCATGCGGCGCTCACGACCCAATGGACCTTCGACCTGAAGCCGGACGACGTGTTCTGGTGCACCGCCGACATCGGCTGGGTCACGGGCCATACCTACATCGCCTACGGCCCGCTGGCGCTGGGCGCCACCGAAGTCGTGTTCGAGGGCGTACCCACGTTCCCGGACGCCGGCCGCTTCTGGAAGATGATCCAGGACCACAAGGTGAGCGTTTTCTACACCGCACCGACAGCCATCCGCTCGCTGATCAAGGCGGCCGAGGCCAACGAAGCCGTGCACCCCAGGCGCTACGACCTGTCGAGCCTGCGCATCCTGGGTTCCGTCGGCGAGCCGATCAACCCGGCCGCGTGGGAGTGGTTCCACCAGCATGTCGGCGGCGGTCGCTGCCCCATCGTCGACACCTTCTGGCAAACGGAAACCGGCGGCCACATGATCACGCCGCTGCCGGGCGCCACGCCGCTGGTGCCGGGCTCGTGCACCCTTCCGTTCCCGGGCATTGCGGCGGCCATCGTCGACGAAACAGGTGCCGACGTGCCCAACGGCCAGGGCGGCATCCTGGTTGTGAAGAAGCCCT containing:
- the acs gene encoding acetate--CoA ligase: MKDAHVYGMAAYDKLVAEAEADYSGYWSRLAREFLSWKTPFTQGLDDSHAPFFKWFEDGTLNVSYNCLDRQVERGLGDKTAIVFEADDGQVTRVSYRDLLARTCRMANVLKARGVKKGDRVVIYMSMSIEGVVAMQACARIGATHSVVFGGFSAQSLRDRIQDAGAVMVVTADEQVRGGKQLPLKAIVDEAIALGGCESVNNVIVYRRTGGPIAWVASRDRWLHEETQAQPETCEPEWVGAEHPLFVLYTSGSTGKPKGVQHSSGGYLLHAALTTQWTFDLKPDDVFWCTADIGWVTGHTYIAYGPLALGATEVVFEGVPTFPDAGRFWKMIQDHKVSVFYTAPTAIRSLIKAAEANEAVHPRRYDLSSLRILGSVGEPINPAAWEWFHQHVGGGRCPIVDTFWQTETGGHMITPLPGATPLVPGSCTLPFPGIAAAIVDETGADVPNGQGGILVVKKPWPSMIRTIWGDPERFKASYYPPELKGYYLAGDGAIRDAKTGYFTITGRVDDVLNVSGHRMGTMEIESALVSCTALVAEAAVVGRPDDTTGEAICAFVVLKRTRPTGDEAKKIANELRNWVAKEIGPIAKPKDIRFGDNLPKTRSGKIMRRLLRSVAKGEAITQDTSTLENPAILEQLAERN